A single window of Nicotiana sylvestris chromosome 5, ASM39365v2, whole genome shotgun sequence DNA harbors:
- the LOC104249558 gene encoding uncharacterized protein, whose protein sequence is MTKAMETETQEVVTPGQVLGKASQLKAGKGAYVSTEHDTVYASLTGFRSLIPPPSDSLDQRPTVEVTGHKAHGAVPQPGSIVFARVTKVMPRMASADIVCVDSKSVREKFTGIIRQQDVRATEIDKVDMHLSFRPGDIVRALVLSLGDARAYYLSTAKNELGVVSAESAAGGTMVPISWTEMQCPLTGQVEQRKVAKVEA, encoded by the exons ATGACGAAAGCAATGGAAACTGAGACTCAAGAGGTGGTGACGCCGGGACAAGTATTGGGTAAAGCGTCACAGTTGAAAGCCGGTAAAGGAGCTTACGTTTCAACCGAACACGACACCGTTTACGCCTCTCTCACCGGTTTCCGTTCTCTCATACCTCCGCCTTCTGACTCTCTTGACCAG AGACCAACAGTGGAAGTTACTGGTCATAAGGCCCATGGAGCTGTTCCTCAGCCCGGTTCAATTGTTTTTGCTAGA GTCACTAAGGTTATGCCTAGAATGGCTTCAGCAGACATAGTGTGTGTTGATTCCAAGTCTGTGCGTGAGAAATTCACCGGCATTATTAG GCAACAGGATGTGAGAGCGACTGAGATTGACAAAGTCGACATGCATTTGTCCTTCCGCCCGGGTGATATTGTTCGTGCATTGGTG CTATCACTTGGAGATGCACGGGCATATTATCTGTCAACTGCAAAAAATGAGCTGGGTGTTGTATCTGCTGAAAGTGCAGCTG GTGGTACCATGGTTCCAATTAGCTGGACAGAAATGCAGTGCCCTCTAACAGGTCAAGTAGAACAGAGAAAGGTGGCCAAGGTTGAAGCTTGA